DNA from Mustela nigripes isolate SB6536 chromosome 14, MUSNIG.SB6536, whole genome shotgun sequence:
ACAGGGGTCTGCAGCGGTGGCCACAGCCCAGCGGAGCTGCTCGAGGAGAACGTGATCTGCAGCCTTCCAGCCCCGCATCCCCTCCCAAATGCACCGGGCCGCGGCCGGAGCCCGGAGTACACGGCTCTCTTGGCCAAGCCAGCAGCTGGGCCCATGAAATGGCTCTTTCAGCTCCACATCTGAATGGCCGTTGTATGGGCTCCTCAGAGGAACACAGGCGCCTTTTCTGTGTCACCCATCGGCTCATTAGCAGGGCCACAGAAATGGGCCACAGGTACGTTTTCAGGAGCAGAGATAGGTTTCTTCCCAAAGGGGGGGGCAGCTTTCACATTCCACAGCAGGAGCAAGGGCTTAGAGGGAGGAAGCTCAGCGTATACATTgaggaaagaatataaatatttgtgttttcaaaatgtgAAGCAATTTTCTTCCCCCCAGGAATGAAAATCAGGAACAGTGTGTCCGGTATgacccagagggaaaaaaaacgcTCTCAAGTCAGACGGGCAGCTGTGAAGGGCTCCCGCTGTTCCCTCTCCTTGTTTTCACACACCTCGGGTTTCCAGAAACTTAAAGCCTTTAGTGTTTCGTCCGAGAGAGCCTTGGTGCTAAAGCGAGGGGCCCCGGGCAGGCGTGGTTCCATGGCAGGGGCGCAGGAGCCCCCTCCCGCGCCCCATGACTCCACTCTTTTCCTGAAGAGCAAACCTGGTCATCGCGCGCTCCTCCTCCCTCCGTCACCACCAGCCTCGCCGTTTGGCGGGATCCACACATACttttactcttatttatttactctctTTAATTAACTCTAAACCAACCAACACACTTGGTATAAAAcgttcccctcctcctcctgagaAATGACAGCCGTGAAATCTCTGGGTTGCTGTGCAATTTATAAAGGTATTCCAAGAGGCCTTCAGATAAATTCGAAACTAATTAAATTTAACTTCTGCATCCGCACATCACCGCAAATTACCTCGCGTCCTGCCACTGGCCTGCATGCCAGACTTTGAGGAATCCTGTGAAGTGCAAAGCTCCAGAATCAGACACAGCCCCGGGGCGGGAGTCCCTGTGGCTTCACCCACCCGCTGCACTTGACTTCACGGTTCTGTTCTTCCGCTTCAAGTCTGCCAAGTTGGGACCTCAGCGCCCAGGTCACGGGAGGGTCGAGAATGACACGGATGAATGCTCCATCCACGTTTCTTGTTTCCACCTTACCTTCTTGTATTGGTTAGAGAACAGGCTAAGCCGCAGTGACAAATAAGCCCTCGGATGGCTTATTAGCACAAAGGCGTGTTTCTCTCTCAGGACACAACCCAGGACTAGACacacgccccccgcccccccccccagccccttcccaaaGCCTCCTTCATCGGACTATCTCACCATTTCCAAGTCCTCTGTCTCCGGCCACGAGAACAAGACAATGACAGCAAGAATCTCTCTGCACACCCTCTGATAAGGAGTAGCCATGCCTGGCTCTGCCTAGAAGCCCGGGGACAGGACGTGGGTATTCAGGGTCACCTtcccaagggaaaagaaaagcttcTGTGGACCCTATATCCCTTCTAGGTGAAAATTCAGATGCCACCGGGCATTCGAGCCTTCTCACAATCTGTCTCTTGCCACCTTTTCCAGGCCATTCCAGTCTCgctcctgtcccctctctccctccccggctctgtcccctctcttcctctggcaCTGAGCAAagtgttccttttccttcactgCAGCAGATTCCACTTCAAGTTTTACTGACCAGCGGTGGGGGCTCTTGTCCCATGAGCTATCTTGTCCCATGGGGTCCTCCCAGGAGGCTATTCTAGAATTCTACCTAGCTCAGGGGGTATAGACCGGTGTAGAACGAGGGAGGgcgggaagggggcagagggcaagagatTGATAATTCTAGCATTCTTCAGTTTGGGGAAAGTTGCTTCGGGGTCAGTATGGGAAGGACTAGGTGCTCCCTGACATACCAAAAGGATAGCCCAGTGGTTAGTCTCATAACTCGGTCTCCAGGCCCTTGCCTCTGTGGTGCCTTCAGCAATGAAGGAGGGTGGGAAAAGTGACCCATGGAGTCTGATGTCTGGGGAACAAGGTTTGGCACGGTCCTTACTCACAAAATGACTACAGACACACAAGGGCATTCCTAAGGATGTCCAATGCCAGAGACATTTAaacctttcctccccacccccgaccctcCCCTGAGATACCCAACATCACCTCCCCAGGAAGAGGGGCCAGAGACGTGTGCAGTAAGATTCCTGGcatgtcctttctttcttccaaagtCCTACGCACAGTGCTCAAGAATACCTTGGCTCTTCCCAAAACCCTCTGTTAGGATTTCAGCTCCAGGGACTATAAAATTTCAGCAACTGGGTCAAGGTCAAGCGACCATATCTGCGGGATTACAAGCTCAGAATGGTCATCACAGGTGAGACTCCCAGGCCGGAGTCCCTCCCTGACAGGCAGTCCCATCTCCAGGTCTTTACccaggctgcctctctgcctgggttGTCCCTCCAGCACATGGAACGGAGGAAAATGCAAGGCCAATGTCCTGCCTGACCAGCTGGGCCACTGAGGTTGACCAGATGGACTCTGTTTATTTAGGGCCATAGCTCACTTGCGTTGGCTGCTCTCTGCCAAGCCTACTGCCTATCAGAGCGCTCCTGGTGGCTAAttaggcaggcttcctgctggagtGCCAGGAAACTGGAATGCGAGTGTGGGCTCCCAGAAAGCCCATCCAGGAAGACAGTGGACGGAGACCCACAGCAGCTGCTGCTTATATCCACAGCAGAGTTTCCAGCACCTCCCAGAAAAATCCAAGGTGGTCCCAAGGGCGGGTCATCCCCTTCCTTTACTCGGGGAACTGTTTTTCTTGACACTTTTCATTGCAGACTGGGGACATTCCTCAGGGAAGCAGAGGGCAAGGGTTCTTCACCTGCAAAGTGGGCATACTCATCCCCACGCCCCTGGCTGCTGAGATGTAGCTAGGTGCCCATCCTGTCCATGGCCCCTTGGGACACACCAGTGCCTCTGAGGCCCCTCAGGTGTCCATCAGGCCTAAGCAGTTGGATCGGGTGGGAAGCCAGAGGCTAGACAGGGCAAGGAGGCAGCGGCTTCCATCCAAGGCTGCATCTAGTGTGGCCACAGGTCAGATTAGGTCCCACGATGGGTTAACACCTCTATGAAACTTGGTGACACCCCACCACATGTCACCCCCCACATGTCCACAGATGACACTCACATCCcaacctccctccttcctctaccTCCTGACCTCCAGACCTGTAGTCATAGCTGCACCTTGAGCTCCTGCCTCGCATGTCCCCCTAGGTAGCACAAATGCAAACAAAACCCAGCACATCCCCTTTTgttccctgctctgtgtcctCAACTCAAAGCTGGGCACCACCTTCTCACATGCTCTCCAAATGTGGGCACCAGCCTtgactctccctcttcctcatttATTTGTCTGGGCCCTTTGGGTTCTGCTTCCTAAATGCCTCTTGAGTCTACCCAGGCCCATGGCCGCTGCCTGAGTTCACACCCCCACCATCTCTCCCCTGGACCacgccccccacccaccttctgcTGGGCCCTCCACCTTCGACAGACCCCTGTCCACTACAAGCTCTCGAGCCAGGCCTGTCCTCAGCGTCAAGTGCGCAACGATGGGCATCCATCAGTCTCTATCTGCCAGGTGCTTTCCAAGCTTCTAAAATCACGCCCTTGTCAGGTGGATGGAGTAGGCTGGAGAGGACCAGGGGGACAAGCTCAGACTCCGGTCAGGCCTATTGCAGAAGTCAAACTCAGCGTTGTTCTCCAACAGATCGTGACTCTGGGCAAGTGATTTGTCAGTCTGAACTTCAGAACTGATCGTCACACAGCGCTTGCCACATGGGgtctggggggagaggcagagatgaCCCTGAAGTCTGGGAGGGTCACAGAGGTCCACATTCCAGCTACCCTCAGAGTCCTGAGAAACCAGGGCTCCTGCTCGGGGACCCTGATTGGATTTTGCTGACTCTCTTGCCCTTCAAGAGACATCCATGCACAGGCAGCCCGAGCCTTCCCAGGGCTGGCTCCTTTCCGGACCTCCAGCTCAAACAGGGCTTCTCAGTGGGTCCCAGCTCAGTCCTGTCAAAGGACCCCTGTGTAAGCCTCAAACGGGGCATTGATAGGGACGTAGTGAGGGCCGCCCAGCCGATGGCAGGTTGGCTTGGCTTGGCCAGGCCACGCAACTTCCCCAAACCCAGCTATTTCCTGTTTCTCGGGCCAGCCCCCTCCGGGCGGCCTGGCCACAGGGCACAATCCCGCTACACATCTCTGCCTGTGCCTTAGCTTCCGGCtacgggggaggggggaggggcagggtgtcCTTCCACTGGTCCTCAGGACACACAACCAATGCCCCCTGGCGTCCTCTCAATGAGGATGGAAGGTTGGAGACGAGATCagtcttcccctctcctcccctctgtgcCCATTTGATGGGGGTTTCTGGGGAGCTTCCTTGCGTGGCTCACCCCAAGATGCAGGGGCTCACACAGGCTAGAGCCTCAGACCTTAACAGACACCGTTGGAATAGAAAAAAAGGCAGTCAGTCTAATTTGTTGAatgctgtgtggctttgggaaaGTCACTTGACATCTctggcctcagtgttctcatgtTTGAATGGGAGCTTGCTGTCCATCTCTATTAAAACCTCACTCTATCAGTTCACTGGGGATCTGACAAAGAGTGACAAAAGCCATAAAGAAATCTGTTCTCCCGAGAAAAGCTGACAACCTCGAAGGTCGGTAACTCCTTCTTCAGTCCTCTATGGCTCCCTGCGTCTGCTCTCATCCTCTCTAGGTCCTGATCCTGTACTCCCCTGCCCAAACCCCGCAGGCTTCCCCAGTCCAGAATAAGTCCCTGCTCCTGGGTGCAACATTCAAGGCTCTGTTAGTACCGGGGACCAAGCCCAACTCACGCTGCCCCGGGCTTTCTTCTGACTTCACTCAAGCAAGCCCTCAGCAGCTCAGCCTCAGAGGAaggccagaggcagagacagagagagatttattgCAGAATATGATTCCTGAGTCCAAGCATGCCCAAAGCCAGAAATCTCTGGATCTTTCATTTATGTGAGCCAAGCTATACCacagccacctttttttttttttttttttttaattaagttggCTCCCACaagtttctgttacttgcaaccaTCTCCTTCCTGCAAATGCCCTTCTTGGCTGAAGCAAGCCCAGGTGGGCTTACGGCCAAAGGACCTTAATGAATGCAAAGGCTCCACGATCCAGGCCCCATACTTCGCTAGGCTGCCATCCCCACACGCAGCCACACTGACCTACCTCCCCCgactcctctccctgcctccgcAGAGGCCCCCTGCGTCCTTTCCCCCTTTGCTTACCATTGCCCACTCATCCTTCCAGCTCAGCTTGGTGAAAGGTCCCCCAGGAAGCCTTAGCTGACTATAGGGATCTCTGGGACTTTCCTTATTGTGGTGCTGGCCATGGGCTATGATAATCACTTGTAGATCTGTCTTCTCCCACCCCAGACTGTGGGGGACTGGAGGTACATCTGACCCATTACGGTCACCCCTAGTACCCAGCCCAGGACCTGGTTCCGGGCAAGCACTCGCCAAGGGAGTGGACTTCACACCTTCTCTGGGGAGACATCAGGGCACTTATGTGTCTGTGACTTGTGATCGGAAACAGGACTGGGTCAAGACACTGCAGCTGGACATGGCCCCTGTGAGTCTCTGGACTGAATGAAtccgtgcatgtgtgtgtgcgtgtgtgtgtgtgcacgtgaaGGTTTTGTGGGATACGTAGGCAGCGCTCCCAGCCCTGCCTATGCCACATTTTAAGAACCACATCAGCCAAAGTGAAGCGTGGTGCTGCTTTATTCAAACTTCTTCCCCATCCCACACAAAGCAATTAAATGAGGAGGTGCTGGCggggagcccctccccccagacccCAGAGAGCCTGCCTCCGTAGCCCTGTTATCTCCTCCTCGGGATCAGGTCCCTGGAGAACCCCAGCCTGCAGGAAAACAGGCGAAAGAGGGCGTGTGGGAACCCAACCTTCCCATCTACCACCACCGCCACGAGAGCCCGTGGCAGGGTCTGAGCCCACAAAGAGTTCCCCTGCTTTGACCGAACCAACACGTGGATTTAGTCCAGCCCCCAGATCTGCCTGATGTCAGGGCTAACTTGTGTAAGCACAAGCATTGGGCAGGACAGAAGGGCCTCGGCCCAGACTGGTGACAGAGGGGCCCCCGCTGGGGGCTGGTGGCAGCTCACCTCCGGGGACAACTGTGCCTGAGGCCGCCCTTGTCACAGGCCCCATTGCCGCGGGAGGACGCCAGCCACATGTGGCCGACTGTTACTGATGACTGTCTTCAGCAAAATGACTGTGTGTTTGTTTGTCGGGGGACAGTTCGGTGGTGGGAACAACTGTTACCTCCTGCAAGTAGCTGTCAGATGACATTGGGCAAGTGCGAGGATTTTCGTTTGAACTGACAATTACGCAGCCCCTCGGAAGTACCGGGTGGATCGGAGTGGGCAGCCAGTTACTGGACTCAATGGAAGAGAATGGTTTGGggctcatttgatttttattgttattagtGAATTTTATCTCTGCTTTGAATCGACTGGTGGTTGGCTGTCTGTAATTGTTGAAACCAGAAATTGGACGTAGGTGTTTGGTGGAGAGGACCCAGGGACGATGACTTGGCCGCATGGCCATGTGAAGGGACAACTGTCTAAAACCAATGCAATGGATGGCAGCTTTCCCCCACAACTGGTTCCCTGCACTGAGAAGCATGCTTTTCATTTGTCAGCCACGTGGTTCCACAGGTCAAGTTCCACGTCCTTTAACCAAACCCACTGGGCTAAGAATGACAAATGGTTTAAACAGATGCTGGGGCCGATCACAGTAAGCCAAGAACTATTGGACCGAATTTCCGAGAGACTCAAGGAGTCCTTCAGCCTGAAGTTGACCCAGTTGTGAGCCTCCCCCAGGCCCACGGGAAAAGCAGGCCAGCGAGGGGGACACAAGCGGGTTGTCCTGAAGTCAGCCGGGTGATTCACCCGGGACCACCAGGGGCCACCAAAGCAGAGAAGCAGATTACAAGACAGCTCCACTCCTCCCAGCATGGAGGCTGGGGCCTGGCGGGTGTCACACTTCTGAGTAGGGGGGCGGTGCTGGGCCCCCATCCGGACTCTTGTATGGTAGAGACACCGCTTCCTCGTAGGACGGCAGGACCACCTGTGAGCAAGAGAGATGGGAGCTGAGGACTGGCCAGAAGGAACCAGGATCCCAACCTGGAGTCAAGAGGCTCCAGCCCCGACCTCTGACAAAATGGATGATGGTGATACCAGCACACCTTGGGGACATCCTACACTAGACACGGCATGCCCGAGACAGGTGCACTGTCTATTTCTACAGGGGACAgacttccttctgcctgcccagcTTCAAGTCCTTGTGTGGTGTTAACAAAGCACCATTTTCCCTGGAAGAACCTTTTCCATCCACATGCTTTCAGAAAACTTGGTCCCACCCCTCAGATCCAGAGTGGGACATGTGACCTGAGTGTGGTCACTCAGAGAAGAATTTCGTCCTCTCTGGCTAACATCAGTGGTTTGAGGATAGCTTGTGAGCCAAGCTGGTCCCTGAGACATGCTCCTGGGCCTTTCTGCTGGGGTTGCTAAGAGGGTGGGGGATGTCAGCCTAGGGTTTTTGGCAGTCACTTTGCCACCATGAGGAAAGCAGAGTCAAGAGATGGAGAGGATGAGGTCACACCCAGGTGACCAACCTCACAGCCAGCCTCTGTGAGCCAGACCTACATTGGACCTTCAAGTTCTGGGAgctaataaattcctttttttcacaTAAGTCAGATTGAGTTGGGTTTCTGCCACTTGCAACCAAAAGGGTCTTGACTAATacaatccccattttatagatgaggaaagtgacACCAAAAATTTAAACCAGCTGCTCTTTTCCCATGATGTATTCAATGAGCTACTTCTAAGTGTACCTCATCCCTCCACCTAGAAGGTCCCTTCCCTTTCCCAGCTAACTTGTATCAGCTGAGAGTCTAAGACTTGGACAAGTATCACCcattccaggaagccttccctgatacCCCAGGTGAAGCCAGGTACCTCCTCAATGTTTCCCTTTCCCCCATACTTCACACTGCGTTGCTATCAGAGCTCTGTGTCTGGATTTCTTGTGGGTTCTACAGTCCCCTAGGATGGGGTGGCATCTGCTTTCTTTGTACCCTCACGGTTGGATGCAAAGCAAACAATGAGGCAGAAATggtgaatgcatgaatgaaggaataaatccTAGACTATCAGAGCCAGAAGAGATCTCCACATTTCTTCTGGTCCAATCATCTCACAAGGGGAGAAACCGCAacccaggaagggagagagacctGCCCTTGGGGACACAGGGATTGGCAAGGCTGAGATTTGATCCCCCACCGGGCTGACCTTCTGCAGCATCTTGGAGCCGCTCCTCTCCTCAGCCGAGTTCACGTACTTCATGAATTTGTAGCATCTCCACACGCACTTGAACATGTAGACCTGGAGAAAGAGCCAGATCAGACAATGCTTTGCTGACCGTCCTCACTGCCCCGGCAGGCCTGGGACAGATGCAGGCACTTCCTGGGCAGCCCCAGCTCAACCCAGAAGGTGACATCTGGCTACTGCGCTCAGCTCCCTGTCCCAGAGCAGGGTTACCTCACCTGCTGGTCCCAGGTGTTCTGAATATAGTTCTTTCCACGCACCCCCCCAACGACCTCGTGCAGAAGGGGGCTTTGGGGGACTTCGGGCCCCCCTCCAGCCTCCCGGCAATGGTCCTGCAAATTGTTCTTCTCTACCCCATTGGGGCTAGAAGCTCACCACCTCCTGAGATGGCCGATGATGTAAGCAACTGCTTTCTCTTAGCAGTGGTTGTAAGTTAAGGGGGGATtttcagggtggggagggaggccccCAGGGGCCTGTCAAAGGAACAATAACCTATATAGGTCTCTGCCCCCGGTGCCTCCTAAGAAATGAGGGTGGGCCCTGTCTTCTGAGATTTCTCTTATCTTATGGAACCCCATGATGGAAACTCAAGAggcaggaataaataaaatgaattataaaagaaggaagtaggaggcaggtgagggagggtgaccagtgaaacagagtgaggaagagagaaaacttcCCCCAAAGGCAGATAAAGAACTGGAGGGGCAAGGGAGACAGAGCTGTGCGCTGGGCCCTGGGGACTGGCTCTGCAGGAGGGTATAGGATGTCaaaccaccacccccccaccccaccccacactggCTCCTTGAATCCTTCAGGAAAGTTCTCACTGAACTTCAATGAAGCCCTTGGGCTAGGCCCATCCTTTGAGGATGGCTCAGAGGGGGGAAGTTCCGTTTCCAGGCTGGCAACAGATGACAGCAGAAGCTGCTCAGGGCGCCAGAAAAATCAGGCAGCGACACCCAGttacacccacacatacacagaaagatTGAGAAGAAATGCGCCCCAGTATCAGGGGTGCTTGTCTCTGAGTGGTGGTGGGTCGTGAGCTGATTGCCTTCTTTCTGCTCATCTGTAGTTTCCAAATTTCTACGATGATCCTACTTTACTTTCACAGTCAGAAAAGAACACTCTTGAAAGCCTTTCCTTCTGCTGAGTTGACATCAGCCTCCCCAGAGCTTTGGGACACAGCCTCCAGGCCTGGCCTCTAGAATCCCCATGAGAGTCCTTTTGGTATTTGAAAACCCTTCAGTCATCTCTTTCCAAGCTGAATTGCCCTGGTTTCCTTGACTCCCTCAGATGGAAGAGTGTTCttacctctcctccctcctggtTGTGTGGCTATTAACACTCTCCaatttgtcctctctctctaagAATGGGGGacctgacatgggactctatcTTCTGGGCTTGACCCCCTCAGAGAGGAATTAAACTattcccctccctccttcataCGACCAAACCTCTAGTAATGTGACCTCAGGACCCATCTTTACTTTGGTGCCTGAATCTTATAAAACTGTGACAGGGACAAAGCAATATTAATTTTGTCCCTTTCACAGATGAGACCTAAAGCCCAGAGAGAAGTGACTCAGAAGGCAACCAAACAGCTAGCAAGGGGAGAGCTGGAACTCATATTCAAGATTTTCTGAATCTGATTTCAGACAGAACAGCTCCCCCTTCCCTGGATCAGGGTCTCTCTGGGTTACACAGTAAGTCTCTGATACTCGAACGCAGTGGTCTTCCCTGAAGCCCCCTCCCCCTCAATGCAGTGTCCCCAAGGATCCCAAGTGGGGTCCAAGGagctggtgggggagggttggAGGAAGAAGCCAAGAGCAAGTTGGGCAGCAGCGGGAGACAGTGGAAGACTTCCCTGCCTCCTAACAGTCTGGCATGGGAGGGCCTGGGCAACGCaggctccccaccctccccagggcCGTGTCGGGGGGCCTCTCACCTTCAGGATGAGGACGGTGATGAAGGTGATGGAGAAGATGATCATCATCTTGATAAACTGGCTGTAAGCCACACCCTCCTGGCTGGGGAGGTAATTCTGCAACAGATTTGGGGGCCGCATCAGTGCTTCTGCCCACAAGGAACCGTTCCAGGGTCCACTCGTGGAAGAATGAGACCATGTGGTACAACCGCTGTCCCAGCTGACCCCTACCAGGGCCCTAGGAGACAGGCACTCCGTACCATCAGTCCCCCGCGGCAGGCGAGTAAACCAAGGGAAGCAGGTGCAGTGGCTACCCGCTCAGTTGGCTCTTCCCTGGCTGGACCCCCCCGGCCCCCAGCAGCCACAGGCCCGTCTCTAGAGGCTAGGCTCACTGACAGAACCACCCTGTCCCCACACACGTGTGGGGCACGCCACAGCCACGCCAGCCAGCCATCTTGGGAATGGCCCCTCCAGAGCTAGTCAAGCCCTTGGCGTCCACAGCCCCATCCCCATGTCAGGGGGCGGGAGGGACCTCATGAGAGACACTGAGTGCAAATGACCCAGCTGAGCCACTCCCAGATTCCTGGCTCTCAGCAACTGTGAGATGGCAGTTGTGCATGGTTTCAAGTCACTAGGTTTGGGGACAATATGTTAGACCactataaaaaatgaatattatttttttcccttagagaGAGTCTTTATTATGTttatctgagtgtgtgtgtgtgtgtgtgtgtgtgttcttatcATGGACATCCTTAATTTCTTCAACTCAGATATCTCATTGATTCAAGAATCTCATCATGTCTGAAGAGTATATGTAGAATTAAAGCCTGAACTTCACAAAATCACTTACTCTGTTGCCACAATGATTTCTAAGGTCGAGAATGAGATTGtgggttgtgttttgtttctgttacGCTTATCCACACTTTGGAGTGAAATACTAAATCCAACATTAAACCAAAACATGGGATTATACGAAAGATGATGCAAAAATGCGAATTCTCAAAATTCGAAATTTCAGAATTCGGAATTTCAAAAATGCGAAAGGCCCTACCTGAACAGTGACATTCTTTTGCAAGGCTGGCATGTGGGAACAAGTTGTATAGGTAACACGTGAGACTGGAAATCAACCTGTCATATCAGAATGCTTCTGTAGTTTTTCATGTATTGTATGTGCGGTTACACTGATAATCACGCCAGGGATAATTACATCCTTTAGTGGTGTTAATTTGGGGATTTGCAAAAATCTGAGGACGCATCTTTATAAAAGCCAGGCTACTTTATCATTGATCAAGGGTTGTAGAGAAAGGACCTGAGGCAGTCATCTGGTCCTCTTTAGTTATACAGGGTAGTGCTCTGAAATCGTGCAGAGAAGCCTCAAGGGCCATCTTGAGATGTGTTGAGTGCCGCCtttctccatgaattttttaaaaaaatgaatattatttctGCGATGCAATTCACACCACAAGGTTCCCTCTTGGATCAGGCAAGGCCGTCCCTGAAGTCACAGgtctgcctgcttcttcccttagTCTCACGcgctcctctctccccttttcgAGGGTCTTCCTGAGAGCTCTCCCTCAGTCAGGTACTCACACAAGAACCCTCTCCACCGGCTCTACCTCTAAGGAACCCAGCCTAAgcacaaaggcacagagaggaagcAGCTCGCTCAAGAGTACAGAGCCAGTGATGGGGGCGGGCCCCCAGCCCACACTCACCATGTGGTTCATGGCCTTGAAGTTGAGATAGGTGGGTACTTCCATGTAGGAGCTGCAGAGGGTCAGGATGCTCAGGCAAAAGTCGAGCAGCTGCAGGGTCATCAGTGGGACCTTGGAGGGGCCCTTGAGGgcaaaggcaggaaggagacaaaccagcaATGAAGCCCTAAGCCAGAGGTCCCTGTGCTGTTCGACACAGTCAGCCAGAGACACCAGGGAATTTCTAACCCACAGGACCCAGAAAGAAACAGATGCCCATTGTTGAGACATCCCGCCGAGGGCTGGCAGCGGGACCTGGGCTCCAACCAGGGCCTCTTGATGCCCAGCCCAGGACCAGCAATTCAATCTCTTCCAGGACAACAGTTAGGGAAATTCTGAAAAGTAACTTTTGGGGAGCTGAGGC
Protein-coding regions in this window:
- the LAPTM5 gene encoding lysosomal-associated transmembrane protein 5, whose protein sequence is MAPRTPAVHQTCCCFNVRIATTALAIYHMIMSVLLFIEHSVEVVHGKMTCKVWQKGYLWLANLVSSFLLITMLFAISLSLLIGVVKNREKYLLPFLSLQIMDYLLCLLTLLGSYIELPAFLNFTSKSSWVGPSKVPLMTLQLLDFCLSILTLCSSYMEVPTYLNFKAMNHMNYLPSQEGVAYSQFIKMMIIFSITFITVLILKVYMFKCVWRCYKFMKYVNSAEERSGSKMLQKVVLPSYEEAVSLPYKSPDGGPAPPPYSEV